One Doryrhamphus excisus isolate RoL2022-K1 chromosome 17, RoL_Dexc_1.0, whole genome shotgun sequence genomic region harbors:
- the LOC131105226 gene encoding carcinoembryonic antigen-related cell adhesion molecule 20-like, with protein MSPDWERKFYTALLITLNGVAGFAFNVRISWTGSVTAGSSTTFTCSSSCFVNCTYSWSLKGHRVNGSTLIWAPDGQDRSMALQCTVLSLKTGVTSSATSIVDITNPVSVQISPPGSVPSLNRPLDLLCHVAGELHPTVSVQQEVRWYKDGHRLASVENILHFDSLLPSDGGFYQCETLLPQSRVLSLGYLLSFDQWNVSINGPDTVFPGRLSTFTCIMTCTLNVDCTVRWPFKGGFPLGSYLSVHHNELSWIPSVPGSFQNFTCLIENKAAGRSAEATKMVEVKGIPLSGSLKLTGLRTVILILALLVMTY; from the exons ATGAGTCCAGACTGGGAGAGGAAGTTCTACACCGCTTTGCTAATCACACTGAACG GTGTGGCAGGGTTTGCCTTCAACGTGCGGATATCCTGGACCGGCTCAGTGACAGCTGGTTCGAGTACTACGTTCACGTGCTCGTCGTCTTGCTTTGTAAACTGTACGTACTCCTGGTCCTTAAAGGGTCACAGGGTCAACGGGAGTACGCTAATCTGGGCCCCGGATGGACAGGACCGCTCAATGGCGCTGCAGTGTACCGTCCTCAGCCTTAAAACGGGAGTCACCAGCAGCGCGACCTCCATTGTGGACATTACAA ATCCAGTGTCCGTGCAAATCAGTCCACCCGGTTCTGTCCCGTCTCTGAACCGTCCCCTGGATCTGCTGTGCCATGTTGCTGGAGAACTGCATCCCACTGTCTCTGTACAGCAGGAGGTCAGGTGGTACAAAGATGGCCATAGATTGGCTTCAGTTGAAAATATACTCCATTTTGACTCACTGCTACCATCTGATGGTGGATTCTACCAGTGTGAGACTCTCCTACCCCAGAGTAGAGTCCTCAGTCTGGGCTACCTGCTAAGCT tcGATCAATGGAACGTAAGCATCAACGGTCCTGACACCGTCTTTCCAGGTCGATTGAGCACATTCACCTGCATAATGACTTGTACTTTAAATGTGGACTGCACCGTGAGGTGGCCGTTCAAGGGAGGTTTCCCCCTAGGAAGTTACCTCTCGGTGCATCACAATGAACTCTCGTGGATACCGTCCGTGCCCGGCTCATTCCAAAATTTCACATGCCTTATTGAAAACAAAGCAGCTGGACGCTCGGCTGAGGCTACCAAGATGGTGGAAGTTAAAG GAATCCCACTTTCTGGATCCTTAAAACTTACTGGACTACGCACTGTGATTTTAATCCTGGCTCTGCTAGTCATGACTTACTAA
- the zgc:198329 gene encoding carcinoembryonic antigen-related cell adhesion molecule 5 isoform X1, with translation MEEVAYGMAINFPVSNVKLTVTSTDLVEFNSTVRLSCSSSGSSLSFLWLNGSSEVTASDRVQLSDGGATLTIVGVTRYDQASFACLASNAVSESTSAPEHLTVSFGPDDIHLNVSPLQQYIAEGSNVVFSCSAASRPLALISWALDGEPLSYNGPEISLMNIQENQSGKYSCQAFNTKTLRRKTSQLVSVNVLKNISDGSIVASTSQPIEGMPVNLTCEAAGSIFNREWMKSGSALLPDDNMALHDEGRVLSFHAVRRSDSGTYSCRISNPINMEEVAYGMAINYGPESVQISGPKEITVKHTLTLTCSATSVPSATYTWKQMNQSEIHNTSIFVINNVDFSDSGSYICIASNNITGVNVSAQHRLAVTEENPPLCTAGCIAGIVIASLVICAASAGGGYYIYNKQKQSKNPNSGNITTRTERDRKDNTTDTRNEDQDLNYADLTFFHAKEGQFVPQNNSSVYTEIRVNKPTTAESSPPSYNVHMQRIKRRAPQPFETDEIQV, from the exons ATGGAAGAGGTCGCATACGGCATGGCCATTAATT TTCCAGTCTCTAATGTAAAGTTAACAGTCACTAGCACTGACCTAGTGGAGTTCAACAGCACAGTCCGTCTGTCCTGCTCTTCGTCTGGATCATCCCTCTCTTTCCTCTGGCTGAACGGCAGCTCCGAGGTCACAGCCAGCGACAGAGTTCAGCTCTCGGACGGAGGCGCCACTCTCACCATTGTTGGTGTAACCCGTTATGACCAGGCATCGTTCGCATGTCTGGCATCCAATGCTGTCAGCGAAAGCACCAGTGCTCCAGAGCATCTTACCGTCAGCT TTGGCCCGGATGATATTCATCTTAATGTATCTCCATTGCAACAATACATCGCTGAAGGATCAAACGTCGTCTTTTCCTGCTCTGCTGCCTCCAGACCACTCGCCCTCATTTCCTGGGCTCTGGATGGAGAGCCGCTGTCTTACAATGGACCAGAAATCTCACTCATGAACattcaggagaaccagagtggaAAATACAGCTGTCAGGCCTTTAACACCAAGACTTTAAGACGCAAAACATCTCAGCTTGTGTCTGTAAATGTGCTAA AGAACATCTCCGACGGATCCATCGTGGCGTCCACAAGTCAGCCCATCGAGGGGATGCCAGTGAATCTCACCTGTGAAGCTGCCGGCTCCATCTTTAACAGAGAGTGGATGAAGAGCGGTTCAGCCCTGCTCCCGGACGACAACATGGCGCTTCACGACGAGGGCAGGGTCTTGTCCTTCCACGCTGTGAGGAGATCTGACAGCGGAACATATTCCTGTAGAATCAGCAACCCGATCAACATGGAAGAGGTCGCATACGGAATGGCCATTAATT ATGGACCAGAGTCTGTCCAAATATCGGGCCCGAAGGAGATAACCGTGAAGCACACTTTAACGTTAACCTGCTCTGCTACGTCTGTTCCATCCGCCACTTACACTTGGAAACAAATGAATCAATCCGAAATACACAATACTTCCATATTTGTCATAAACAATGTCGACTTTTCAGACAGCGGAAGCTACATATGTATTGCATCAAATAACATAACGGGAGTAAACGTATCTGCACAGCATAGACTGGCTGTAACAG AGGAGAACCCACCTCTGTGCACAGCTGGTTGTATCGCCGGAATCGTAATTGCAAGTTTAGTTATCTGCGCAGCATCCGCCGGGGGAGGatactacatttataataaACA gaaACAGTCAAAAAATCCCAACAGCGGAAACATCACCACCAGAACAG AGCGTGACAGGAAAGACAACACAACAGATACAAGAAATGAGG ACCAGGATTTGAACTATGCAGACCTGACATTTTTCCACGCAAAGGAAGGCCAGTTTGTGCCCCAGAATAACTCATCAGTATACACAGAGATTCGAGTGAACAAGCCTACTACTGCGGAGTCCTCCCCTCCATCCTACAACGTCCACATGCAGCGGATAAAGAGGCGAGCTCCtcagccttttgaaaccgatGAAATCCAAGTCTAA
- the zgc:198329 gene encoding carcinoembryonic antigen-related cell adhesion molecule 5 isoform X2, with protein sequence MSGIQCCQRKHQCSRASYRQLFGPDDIHLNVSPLQQYIAEGSNVVFSCSAASRPLALISWALDGEPLSYNGPEISLMNIQENQSGKYSCQAFNTKTLRRKTSQLVSVNVLKNISDGSIVASTSQPIEGMPVNLTCEAAGSIFNREWMKSGSALLPDDNMALHDEGRVLSFHAVRRSDSGTYSCRISNPINMEEVAYGMAINYGPESVQISGPKEITVKHTLTLTCSATSVPSATYTWKQMNQSEIHNTSIFVINNVDFSDSGSYICIASNNITGVNVSAQHRLAVTEENPPLCTAGCIAGIVIASLVICAASAGGGYYIYNKQKQSKNPNSGNITTRTERDRKDNTTDTRNEDQDLNYADLTFFHAKEGQFVPQNNSSVYTEIRVNKPTTAESSPPSYNVHMQRIKRRAPQPFETDEIQV encoded by the exons ATGTCTGGCATCCAATGCTGTCAGCGAAAGCACCAGTGCTCCAGAGCATCTTACCGTCAGCTGT TTGGCCCGGATGATATTCATCTTAATGTATCTCCATTGCAACAATACATCGCTGAAGGATCAAACGTCGTCTTTTCCTGCTCTGCTGCCTCCAGACCACTCGCCCTCATTTCCTGGGCTCTGGATGGAGAGCCGCTGTCTTACAATGGACCAGAAATCTCACTCATGAACattcaggagaaccagagtggaAAATACAGCTGTCAGGCCTTTAACACCAAGACTTTAAGACGCAAAACATCTCAGCTTGTGTCTGTAAATGTGCTAA AGAACATCTCCGACGGATCCATCGTGGCGTCCACAAGTCAGCCCATCGAGGGGATGCCAGTGAATCTCACCTGTGAAGCTGCCGGCTCCATCTTTAACAGAGAGTGGATGAAGAGCGGTTCAGCCCTGCTCCCGGACGACAACATGGCGCTTCACGACGAGGGCAGGGTCTTGTCCTTCCACGCTGTGAGGAGATCTGACAGCGGAACATATTCCTGTAGAATCAGCAACCCGATCAACATGGAAGAGGTCGCATACGGAATGGCCATTAATT ATGGACCAGAGTCTGTCCAAATATCGGGCCCGAAGGAGATAACCGTGAAGCACACTTTAACGTTAACCTGCTCTGCTACGTCTGTTCCATCCGCCACTTACACTTGGAAACAAATGAATCAATCCGAAATACACAATACTTCCATATTTGTCATAAACAATGTCGACTTTTCAGACAGCGGAAGCTACATATGTATTGCATCAAATAACATAACGGGAGTAAACGTATCTGCACAGCATAGACTGGCTGTAACAG AGGAGAACCCACCTCTGTGCACAGCTGGTTGTATCGCCGGAATCGTAATTGCAAGTTTAGTTATCTGCGCAGCATCCGCCGGGGGAGGatactacatttataataaACA gaaACAGTCAAAAAATCCCAACAGCGGAAACATCACCACCAGAACAG AGCGTGACAGGAAAGACAACACAACAGATACAAGAAATGAGG ACCAGGATTTGAACTATGCAGACCTGACATTTTTCCACGCAAAGGAAGGCCAGTTTGTGCCCCAGAATAACTCATCAGTATACACAGAGATTCGAGTGAACAAGCCTACTACTGCGGAGTCCTCCCCTCCATCCTACAACGTCCACATGCAGCGGATAAAGAGGCGAGCTCCtcagccttttgaaaccgatGAAATCCAAGTCTAA